One window of the Puntigrus tetrazona isolate hp1 chromosome 13, ASM1883169v1, whole genome shotgun sequence genome contains the following:
- the gabrg1 gene encoding gamma-aminobutyric acid receptor subunit gamma-1: MVLLHRRRRKETLVWLLPGLLGVCMAFGPSKAEEEDYEDVPINKTWVLSPKVYESDVTLILNKLLQGYDNKLRPDIGVRPTVIETAVYVNSIGPVDPINMEYTIDIFFAQTWYDSRLKFNSSMKLLMLNSNMVGKIWIPDTFFRNSRKSDAHWITTPNRLLRLWSNGRVMYTLRLTINAECYLKLHNFPMDEHSCPLEFSSYGYPKNEIQYRWQRRSVEVADQRYWRLYQFAFVGLRNTSDVAHTQSGEYVVMTIFFDLSRRMGYFTIQTYIPCSMIVVLSWVSFWINKDAVPARTSLGITTVLTMTTLSTISRKSLPKVSYVTAMDLFVSVCFIFTFAALMEYGTLHYFTSNRQNKKTKSSHAQKPSMVNIRPGTSLLQMNNIAPYHEDDDYAYECLDGKDCTSFFCCFDDCRSGAWRENRMHVHVSKIDSYSRIFFPTAFGLFNLVYWIGYLYL; encoded by the exons ATGGTCCTGCTGCATCGCCGCCGGAGAAAAGAGACGCTGGTTTGGCTGCTGCCGGGTCTGCTCGGAGTCTG CATGGCATTTGGCCCGAGCAAAGCAGAGGAGGAAGATTACGAGGATGTCCCCATAAATAAAACTTGGGTTTTATCACCAAAGGTCTACGAGAGCGACGTCACCCTTATCCTAAACAAATTACTGCAAGGTTACGACAACAAACTGAGACCGGATATCGGAG TGAGGCCGACCGTGATCGAGACGGCAGTGTACGTGAACAGCATAGGTCCCGTAGATCCCATCAATATG gaGTACACCATAGACATCTTCTTTGCTCAGACGTGGTACGACAGCAGACTCAAGTTCAACAGCTCAATGAAGCTCCTCATGCTCAACAGCAACATGGTCGGAAAAATCTGGATCCCTGACACCTTTTTCCGCAACTCGCGCAAATCTGACGCCCACTGGATCACGACACCCAATCGCCTTCTGCGCCTCTGGAGCAATGGAAGAGTGATGTATACTCTGAG GTTGACTATTAATGCGGAATGCTACCTTAAGCTGCATAACTTTCCCATGGATGAACATTCGTGCCCTCTGGAGTTTTCAAGCT ATGGCTATCCAAAGAATGAGATCCAGTATAGATGGCAGCGTCGCTCGGTTGAGGTCGCAGACCAGCGATACTGGAGGCTCTACCAGTTTGCCTTTGTGGGTCTGAGGAACACTTCTGATGTGGCACACACTCAGTCTG GGGAATATGTGGTTATGACCATTTTCTTTGACTTGAGTCGGAGAATGGGCTACTTCACCATCCAGACCTACATCCCCTGCAGCATGATTGTGGTTTTGTCCTGGGTCTCTTTCTGGATTAACAAGGATGCTGTGCCTGCCAGAACATCTTTAG GTATCACAACTGTGCTCACCATGACAACCCTAAGCACCATATCGAGGAAGTCCTTGCCGAAGGTGTCGTACGTGACAGCCATGGatctgtttgtgtctgtctgctTCATCTTCACCTTTGCTGCTCTAATGGAATACGGGACCCTGCATTATTTCACAAGCAATCGACAGAACAAGAAGACCAAATCAAGCCATGCACAG AAACCCAGCATGGTTAACATCAGACCAGGGACATCTCTGCTGCAGATGAACAATATTGCTCCCTACCACGAGGATGACGATTATGCGTATGAATGTCTGGACGGGAAAGACTGCACCAGTTTCTTCTGCTGCTTTGATGATTGTCGCTCCGGAGCTTGGCGTGAGAACAGAATGCATGTCCACGTCTCCAAAATCGACTCCTACTCCCGAATATTCTTCCCAACCGCCTTTGGCCTCTTCAATCTCGTCTACTGGATTGGATATCTGTACCTTTAA
- the gabra2a gene encoding gamma-aminobutyric acid receptor subunit alpha-2 isoform X2 has protein sequence MEYTVDVFFRQRWTDERLKFNGPMNILRLNNLMASKIWTPDTFFHNGKKSVAHNMTMPNKLLRIMENGTLLYTMRLTVQAECPMHLEDFPMDFHSCPLKFGSYAYTLTEVTYVWTRDATLSVEVALDGSRLNQYDLTGQTVGKETIKSSTGEYTVMTAHFHLKRKIGYFVIQTYLPCIMTVILSQVSFWLNRESVPARTVFGVTTVLTMTTLSISARNSLPKVAYATAMDWFIAVCYAFVFSALIEFATVNYFTKRGWAWDGKSIVNDKKKETSVIKKNNAYAVAVANYAPHIAKDSALPTVSKSATADHSKAQPVAKEALKTFNSVSKIDRMSRIIFPVLFGSFNLVYWATYLNREPSGKNMVPS, from the exons GAATACACAGTGGATGTGTTTTTCCGTCAGCGCTGGACAGACGAGCGGCTGAAGTTTAACGGGCCAATGAACATCCTGCGTCTCAACAACCTGATGGCCAGTAAAATCTGGACTCCAGACACTTTCTTTCACAACGGCAAGAAATCTGTGGCTCACAACATGACCATGCCCAACAAACTACTGAGGATTATGGAGAACGGCACTCTGCTGTACACCATGAG gtTGACTGTTCAAGCTGAATGTCCAATGCATCTAGAGGACTTTCCAATGGACTTCCATTCATGTCCGCTTAAATTTGGCAGCT ATGCTTACACTCTGACAGAGGTGACATATGTTTGGACACGTGATGCCACTTTATCGGTGGAAGTAGCTCTGGATGGATCTAGGCTTAACCAGTATGACTTAACGGGACAGACCGTTGGCAAGGAAACCATCAAGTCCAGTACAG GTGAATATACAGTGATGACTGCCCATTTCCATCTGAAGAGGAAGATTGGGTACTTTGTGATCCAGACGTACCTGCCTTGCATAATGACTGTCATCTTATCCCAAGTCTCTTTTTGGCTCAACCGAGAGTCTGTCCCCGCACGCACAGTTTTTG GTGTGACCACGGTGCTAACGATGACCACTCTGAGCATCAGCGCTAGAAACTCTTTACCGAAGGTGGCCTACGCCACAGCCATGGACTGGTTCATCGCCGTGTGCTACGCGTTTGTTTTCTCTGCTCTCATCGAGTTTGCCACAGTAAACTACTTCACCAAGCGTGGCTGGGCCTGGGATGGCAAGAGCATTGTCAATGATAAG AAAAAAGAGACGTCcgttattaaaaagaataacGCATATGCAGTCGCTGTGGCAAACTACGCACCCCACATTGCAAAGGACTCAGCTCTGCCCACTGTCTCGAAGAGCGCCACAGCGGACCACAGTAAAGCCCAGCCAGTGGCTAAAGAAGCACTGAAGACCTTCAACAGCGTCAGCAAGATTGACCGTATGTCCCGGATCATCTTTCCAGTGCTTTTTGGCAGTTTTAACCTGGTTTACTGGGCCACGTATCTCAACAGAGAGCCTAGCGGTAAGAACATGGTGCCCTCTTAG